In Apium graveolens cultivar Ventura chromosome 10, ASM990537v1, whole genome shotgun sequence, the following are encoded in one genomic region:
- the LOC141690213 gene encoding SKP1-like protein 21, with translation MAIVRPEMKSYIWLQTTDGSIQQVEEEVAMFCPMICREVLQTGMGSSKNYAIKLPQRVNPAVLGLILEYCRFHQLPGHSNKELKTYDEKFIRLDTKSLCELTSAADSLQLRPLVDLTSRALARIIEGKTPEEIRETFHLPDDLTEEEKLEPLRNMTDDPRIRLLNRLYARKRKELKEREKVKNVEVAEERMDKRSVDDLLSFINGGDGESKCVRSAKNKKKNRRRKDQPRNTTSNNDNENREKDIDSLKSECHNGEMEDVSSSSRTSLLQDSSSAAFLSNLEFDDADIDDGLDPALKEEIDREVEDFARRLNSVWPERMQEILSLGQERRILPISLHGNSSVARYTA, from the exons ATGGCTATTGTCAGACCAGAG ATGAAGTCCTATATATGGCTCCAAACTACCGATGGCTCAATCCAACAAGTAGAGGAAGAGGTTGCTATGTTCTGCCCCATGATATGTCGAGAAGTACTTCAGACTGGCATGGGATCTTCCAAAAATTATGCAATAAAACTTCCACAGAGGGTGAACCCCGCTGTTTTGGGCTTGATACTGGAGTATTGTCGTTTTCATCAGTTACCTGGTCACTCTAATAAG GAGCTGAAAACTTATGACGAGAAGTTTATCCGGTTAGACACCAAAAGTTTATGCGAGTTAACATCTGCTGCTGATAGTCTGCAGTTGAGGCCTTTGGTTGACCTTACGAGCCGTGCACTTGCTCGGATTATTGAAGGCAAAACTCCTGAGGAAATTCGTGAGACGTTTCATTTACCTGATGATCTTACAGAG GAAGAAAAATTGGAGCCTTTGAGAAACATGACTGATGATCCACGTATCAGGCTCTTGAATCGATTATATGCAAGAAAGAGGAAAGAattgaaagagagagagaaagtaaag AATGTTGAAGTTGCAGAAGAGCGCATGGATAAACGTTCAGTGGATGATCTCTTGTCCTTCATAAACGGTGGTGATGGTG AATCAAAATGTGTTAGATCTGcaaaaaataaaaagaagaaCCGTAGACGTAAAGATCAACCAAGAAACACAACATCAAACAATGATAATGAGAACCGTGAGAAG GATATAGATAGTCTCAAATCAGAGTGCCATAATGGTGAGATGGAAGATGTTTCTAGTTCGAGTCGAACTTCATTGTTGCAAGACTCATCATCTGCTGCATTTTTATCCAATCTTGAGTTTGATGATGCGGATATAGATGATGGATTGGATCCTGCATTGAAGGAAGAAATTGACAG GGAAGTAGAAGATTTTGCTCGGAGATTAAACTCAGTGTGGCCGGAGAGGATGCAAGAGATCTTATCTTTGGGTCAAGAAAGAAGGATTTTACCTATTTCTTTACATGGCAACAGTTCTGTTGCAAGATATACAG CTTGA
- the LOC141690210 gene encoding uncharacterized protein LOC141690210, giving the protein MPIPRLSSSITSDAMKSVEGNDSLDTFIRQAVGKEPYLSFSRTNDSPVQWIQLLHALDQQDLPGWPLLTPLKVQMQKCDKCSREFCSPINYRRHIRMHRRSLNVDKESHKNRDLLAAFWDKLSFDEAKEIVSFDDVVLEEVPGSSIIKALGSFIYKPGFFALSQAYQKAGSLLLDVIQARPSRLPISSEELFSILDDASERTFLCAGTAESVQKYVFDREAGKVALEMKNLVACTSFLLEQKLVKAWIADKDAEALRCQKLLVEEEEASMRRQADLLKRKRQKKLRQKEQKAKQSREEDPVKNVVDNMSESVTSAESSSPSPVVDSNLSGEGDSHLSGEGTSDVPTILGYVSNIEPAEIEAHGGLNNEHVDICHTQNEQRKSRGNGRQHLVASRWQVPKTQKIGCNGCSPSPNSNLVKAEPMLKHTSHRDARAAPVNRNKVWTKKTKAEDGGKFAASRGEADVNQIKQTGRAVMIGSIAVAVGNCETEHANSQSEAQDSCSMKHVKKVAAQDKLMKEDVIQSSTTRYTVKCWMPVSRHENRGRGQSEIQNDKQDFDKYPFSGVGANNTMLDNSGYCSCEMENSYGKSSEIVETKSLPFSTHTARAFLAERWKEAVSGDHVTLVLSPESDCQPASMSKDCNSSGVEDNRPGKTSSSNRRQKAKSRTKSEKNVQIKYIPKQKNVT; this is encoded by the exons ATGCCAATTCCAAGATTAAGTAGCAGCATTACTTCAGATGCAATGAAGTCAGTGGAGGGGAATGATTCCCTGGACACCTTTATCAGACAGGCAGTTGGAAAGGAGCCGTATCTTTCTTTCTCAAGGACAAATGACAGTCCAGTGCAGTGGATCCAATTACTGCACGCCCTAGACCAGCAAG ATCTTCCTGGCTGGCCATTGCTAACGCCTTTGAAGGTTCAGATGCAAAAGTGTGACAAGTGTTCCCGGGAGTTCTGTTCTCCAATCAACTACCGGAGACATATACGGATGCATCGACGGTCTTTAAATGTTGACAAG GAATCTCATAAAAATAGGGATTTATTGGCAGCATTTTGGGATAAG TTATCTTTTGATGAGGCTAAAGAAATCGTATCATTTGATGATGTGGTTCTAGAG GAAGTTCCTGGTTCTTCAATAATAAAGGCGTTGGGATCATTCATCTACAAGCCAGGGTTTTTTGCTCTATCACAAGCCTATCAGAAGGCTGGCTCTTTGCTCTTG GATGTAATTCAAGCGAGGCCGTCCAGGCTTCCAATATCTTCCGAGGAGCTATTCAGCATACTCGATGATGCTAGTGAGAGAACATTCCTATGTGCTGGCACAGCAGAATCAGTGCAGAAGTATGTATTTGACAGGGAGGCTGGAAAAGTTGCCCTTGAGATGAAGAATTTGGTTGCTTGCACCAGCTTCCTTCTTGAACAAAAACTG GTTAAAGCATGGATTGCTGACAAAGACGCTGAAGCTTTGAGATGCCAGAAACTGCTTGTGGAGGAAGAAGAAGCTTCTATGAGAAG GCAAGCTGACTTGTTGAAAAGAAAGAGACAAAAGAAGCTTCGGCAGAAGGAACAGAAAGCAAAGCAATCACGTGAGGAAGATCCAGTGAAAAATGTAGTTGATAATATGTCAGAGAGCGTGACATCTGCAGAATCTTCTAGTCCTTCACCTGTTGTAGATTCAAATCTTTCAGGTGAAGGAGATTCACATCTTTCAGGTGAAGGAACATCTGATGTTCCCACAATCCTCGGATATGTTTCAAATATTGAACCTGCAGAAATTGAAGCCCATGGTGGACTCAACAATGAACATGTTGATATATGTCATACTCAGAATGAACAAAGGAAGAGTCGAGGAAATGGCCGTCAGCATTTAGTGGCAAGCAGATGGCAGGTACCAAAGACACAAAAGATTGGATGCAATGGCTGTTCTCCTAGTCCGAATTCAAATCTGGTGAAAGCCGAACCTATGCTGAAGCACACTTCCCACAGGGATGCGAGGGCTGCTCCAGTCAATCGCAATAAAGTTTGGACTAAAAAAACCAAAGCAGAAGATGGGGGGAAATTTGCAGCAAGCAGAGGGGAAGCGGATGTAAATCAAATCAAGCAAACTGGTCGTGCAGTTATGATAGGTTCTATAGCCGTGGCAGTGGGAAATTGTGAGACAGAACATGCAAATAGTCAGTCTGAAGCTCAAGATAGTTGCAGTATGAAGCATGTTAAGAAAGTTGCTGCGCAAGACAAGCTGATGAAAGAAGATGTAATTCAGAGTAGCACAACTCGGTATACTGTAAAGTGTTGGATGCCTGTGAGCAGGCATGAGAACAGAGGTCGAGGCCAATCTGAAATTCAAAATGACAAACAAGATTTTGACAAGTATCCATTTTCGGGAGTTGGTGCTAATAATACCATGCTAGATAATAGCGGTTATTGTTCGTGCGAAATGGAAAACAGTTATGGTAAAAGCAGTGAAATCGTGGAGACAAAAAGCTTGCCGTTTTCCACTCACACTGCAAGAGCGTTTCTTGCTGAAA GATGGAAAGAAGCCGTTTCAGGCGACCATGTGACCTTGGTCCTATCACCAGAATCGGATTGTCAACCTGCATCAATGAGTAAGGATTGCAACTCTAGTGGCGTAGAAGATAACAGACCGGGCAAAACTTCTTCAAGCAACAGGCGTCAAAAAGCCAAATCCAGAACAAAGTCCGAAAAGAACGTCCAAATAAAATACATACCCAAGCAGAAAAATGTTACTTAG
- the LOC141690214 gene encoding uncharacterized protein LOC141690214: MSGGVGPVGEISAPADQENEAMMEKQESKVLNQPKRSNNFSHLQQLNALAVIIVLSASGMVSMQDFAFVVFTLFYMYFMSKVVFPTYSSSAEAPVFGEKNKILGLYVLIGAMIGLFLPIAYIFEGIVEGDKEGIQAAVPHVFLLASQVFLEGVAFSDRFSLPIRVFVPVVYNSARIFSIMDWLRTEISKGHREFSGSERRLFVGRALAVANMVFWCFNLFGFLLPFYLPKAFKTYYFSSPEMKKAA, translated from the coding sequence ATGTCAGGTGGGGTTGGTCCAGTGGGTGAAATAAGTGCCCCTGCAGATCAAGAAAATGAAGCCATGATGGAGAAGCAAGAATCCAAAGTATTGAACCAACCAAAAAGAAGCAATAACTTCTCACATTTACAACAACTGAATGCTTTGGCAGTGATCATAGTCCTCTCAGCTAGTGGCATGGTTAGCATGCAAGACTTTGCATTTGTTGTTTTCACTTTGTTCTACATGTATTTTATGTCCAAGGTTGTTTTCCCAACCTACTCTTCATCAGCTGAGGCTCCGGTTTTCGGCGAAAAGAATAAGATTTTAGGCCTGTATGTGTTAATCGGAGCCATGATTGGCCTGTTTCTTCCCATAGCATACATATTTGAAGGAATTGTGGAGGGTGACAAAGAGGGTATTCAGGCAGCAGTACCACATGTGTTTCTTTTAGCAAGCCAGGTGTTCCTGGAAGGTGTGGCCTTTTCGGACAGGTTTTCGCTTCCTATTCGGGTTTTCGTGCCAGTTGTTTATAATTCTGCAAGGATTTTCTCAATCATGGATTGGTTAAGAACTGAGATATCAAAGGGTCATCGAGAGTTTAGTGGAAGTGAAAGAAGACTATTTGTTGGAAGAGCTTTGGCAGTGGCTAACATGGTGTTTTGGTGTTTTAACTTGTTTGGGTTTTTGTTACCTTTTTATCTTCCAAAAGCTTTCAAGACTTACTACTTTTCCTCACCTGAGATGAAGAAGGCAGCTTGA